Proteins found in one Synechococcus sp. LA31 genomic segment:
- a CDS encoding ribonuclease H, producing the protein MPDQPVVVAAACDGACSGNPGPGGWGCLLRFSDGSVQEFGGFEANTTNNRMELTAALTLLEKLAVLPRDPNLTIRTDSKYLIDGFSKWINGWKRKGWRTASGSPVLNRDLWEALDAARVNGLPFSYVKGHSGDPDNDRCDAIAVAFSKRQQPQLAQGDYGGLMVSEPEPAPDLAPPALQQLLTRLELADRLADGGYGLSLMELAQLVEQPLKKLEARTESWRWRDWQVQPTADARWRLARDASGSGEVERDLDG; encoded by the coding sequence TGCCCGATCAGCCAGTGGTGGTAGCGGCCGCCTGTGATGGAGCCTGTAGCGGCAACCCCGGTCCCGGAGGCTGGGGGTGCCTGCTGCGTTTCAGCGATGGTTCGGTGCAGGAGTTTGGTGGCTTTGAAGCCAACACCACCAATAACCGCATGGAGCTCACAGCAGCGTTAACGCTGCTCGAGAAGCTGGCAGTGCTGCCGCGTGATCCCAACCTCACGATTCGCACCGATTCCAAATATCTGATCGATGGCTTCAGCAAGTGGATCAATGGCTGGAAGCGCAAGGGCTGGCGCACCGCTTCCGGCAGCCCTGTGCTCAACCGCGATCTCTGGGAGGCTCTTGATGCCGCTCGCGTGAACGGTCTGCCGTTCTCCTACGTGAAAGGTCACAGCGGCGATCCCGATAACGACCGCTGCGACGCCATTGCCGTGGCCTTCTCGAAACGCCAGCAGCCCCAGCTGGCGCAGGGCGACTACGGCGGTCTGATGGTGAGCGAGCCTGAGCCGGCGCCCGACCTGGCGCCGCCGGCACTGCAGCAGCTGCTCACCCGCCTGGAGTTGGCTGATCGCCTGGCGGATGGTGGCTATGGCCTCAGCCTGATGGAGCTCGCCCAGCTGGTGGAGCAGCCACTCAAAAAGCTTGAGGCGCGCACGGAATCCTGGCGCTGGCGCGACTGGCAGGTGCAGCCAACCGCTGACGCGCGCTGGCGCCTGGCCAGGGACGCGTCAGGATCAGGTGAGGTGGAGAGAGATCTGGATGGCTGA
- a CDS encoding quinone-dependent dihydroorotate dehydrogenase, whose product MAELGTGALYQRFVGPLLSRDEGADAEQLSQLTLQALGQASLRRNWPLVSGSLAGLGAELEVRDLRLEQTLFGCRFRNPVGLAAGFDKNAVAAGIWHLFGFGFAEVGTITWHAQPGNPKPRLFRLAAERAALNRMGFNNRGALAARRTLERQALPAVGQRPAVLGINLGKSKITSLEQAPDDYASSLELLAPLADYAVINVSSPNTPGLRELQDDAQLRRLVERLRRLPACPPLLVKIAPDLEDEAIDAIARLAYEEGLAGVIAVNTSLNRLGLEQRRIVQTGRSLAEEAGGLSGAPLRGRALEVLRRLRAVAGPGLPLIGVGGIDSPEAAWERICAGASLIQLYTAWIYEGPQLVPTILEGLVQQLDRHGFRSISEAVGSGVGWR is encoded by the coding sequence ATGGCTGAACTCGGCACCGGGGCTCTCTATCAGCGTTTTGTAGGGCCACTGCTCAGCCGCGATGAGGGGGCAGATGCCGAGCAGCTCAGCCAGCTCACCCTCCAGGCCTTAGGCCAGGCCTCGCTGCGGCGCAACTGGCCGCTGGTGAGCGGCAGCCTGGCAGGGTTGGGCGCCGAGCTGGAGGTGCGCGATCTGCGCCTCGAGCAAACGCTGTTTGGTTGCCGCTTCCGCAATCCCGTGGGTCTGGCCGCCGGGTTCGACAAAAACGCCGTGGCCGCTGGCATCTGGCATTTGTTTGGTTTCGGCTTTGCCGAGGTGGGCACGATCACCTGGCATGCCCAGCCCGGCAACCCCAAGCCCCGGCTGTTCCGGCTGGCGGCGGAGCGGGCGGCCCTCAATCGCATGGGTTTCAACAATCGTGGTGCCCTGGCGGCCCGCCGCACCCTGGAGCGGCAAGCCTTGCCAGCGGTGGGTCAGCGGCCGGCGGTGCTGGGGATCAATCTCGGCAAGTCCAAAATCACCTCCCTGGAGCAGGCGCCAGACGATTACGCCTCGTCGCTGGAGCTGCTGGCTCCCCTGGCGGATTACGCCGTCATCAACGTGAGCTCCCCCAACACCCCGGGCCTCAGGGAGTTGCAAGACGATGCCCAGCTGCGCCGTCTGGTGGAGCGGTTGCGGCGCCTGCCTGCCTGCCCGCCGCTGCTGGTGAAGATCGCTCCCGATCTCGAGGATGAAGCCATCGATGCGATTGCCCGCCTGGCCTACGAGGAGGGCCTGGCCGGCGTGATCGCAGTGAACACCAGCCTCAACCGCCTCGGCCTGGAGCAGCGCCGCATCGTGCAAACCGGCCGCAGCCTGGCCGAAGAAGCCGGTGGCCTCAGTGGCGCCCCGCTCCGCGGCCGCGCCTTGGAGGTGCTGCGGCGCTTGCGGGCGGTGGCGGGTCCCGGCCTGCCCCTGATCGGTGTGGGCGGCATCGATTCCCCCGAGGCGGCCTGGGAGCGCATCTGTGCTGGCGCCTCGTTGATTCAGCTCTACACCGCCTGGATCTATGAGGGCCCGCAGCTTGTGCCCACGATCTTGGAGGGGCTGGTGCAGCAGCTGGATCGCCACGGCTTCCGCAGCATCAGCGAAGCGGTGGGCAGCGGCGTGGGCTGGCGATAG
- a CDS encoding PilN domain-containing protein: protein MSRPSWLESDGDLLRQRRLERGLPPQAEPLPPAKGLLLRGAALGGGLLAAVLLGWGWLLWRQSQINQELQDLRGITAQVQALESQAMGQRRKLSSLQRSNDGLAKGLVAVSSGSALMAQLAAITPQGVQLTEAQVQGSNLKLKGVAADPQAFRRVNALSLLLAESLLFDAKGVKVVKLSRDPAKPGAPVDWDLTAAFAAVPAPQQVQLLETLGAQGLARRLQILDQAGVLP from the coding sequence GTGAGCAGGCCGAGCTGGCTGGAGAGCGATGGCGACCTTCTGCGTCAGCGGCGCCTGGAGCGCGGTTTGCCGCCACAGGCGGAGCCGTTGCCGCCGGCCAAGGGGCTGCTGCTGCGTGGGGCTGCCCTGGGGGGAGGGTTGTTGGCGGCTGTGCTGTTGGGTTGGGGTTGGCTGCTGTGGCGCCAGAGCCAGATCAACCAGGAGTTGCAGGATCTGCGGGGCATCACGGCTCAGGTGCAAGCGCTGGAGAGCCAGGCCATGGGCCAGCGCCGCAAGCTCAGCAGCTTGCAGCGCAGCAACGACGGGCTGGCCAAAGGCTTGGTGGCGGTGTCGTCGGGATCGGCTCTGATGGCGCAGTTGGCTGCGATCACTCCTCAGGGCGTTCAGCTCACGGAGGCTCAGGTGCAGGGCAGCAACTTGAAGCTGAAGGGGGTGGCCGCAGATCCGCAGGCGTTTCGGCGGGTGAATGCCTTGAGCCTCTTGCTGGCTGAATCCCTCTTGTTTGACGCGAAGGGTGTGAAGGTGGTGAAGCTCAGCCGTGATCCGGCGAAGCCAGGCGCACCGGTGGATTGGGACCTAACCGCGGCTTTCGCAGCAGTGCCTGCACCGCAGCAGGTTCAGCTGCTCGAGACACTCGGCGCGCAGGGGTTGGCCAGGCGCCTGCAGATCCTGGACCAAGCGGGGGTGCTGCCATGA